Within the Staphylococcus warneri genome, the region AACAGATGTTATGTTAGCGGCCTATGGTTATCGAATGATGGATGTAGGTATCGTTAATGAGGTGTTACACAATAACGAGTTTAAACATCCTAAATTTTTCCAACAACTATTTAAATTATTAGAAGATATACGTATATTTAATGAAATTAAAATACAACGTCCAAGCACTACAAAGTATATAGATTTACGTTTAAATACCAGACTTACATTTACTGAATCACAAATTAATGTTTATAAAACGAAAACACTATACACAGATTTATTATTTTTATATTTAGAACATGCTTTTATTAATCAAAACTTCTATGATGTTCCATCCATACATCCAAAATTTGATGACGTCTTAGTCAATATGTATCAATATTTGCCTAACTTCTTTCAAAATCAAAATTCTGAAGACAATATGTTTTTAGCTGAACGTATATTATATCAAGTAGATGATTTATTAAAAGAAGATATGTTAAATGAATATTATTATATCTCCAAAAATCTATATAAAGACATTCAACAAGACCTGTTTGAAGACTTAAAGCGAACAGATGCTGCTAATACAGATGGTAAAGATCAGTCACAAGAGGAAAATGATGCTGTGACAGCCGAAGCAGAAACCAAAGCTGCTGATAGTTCTTCTGAAGGTGGCGCTTATCTCGAAATGGAACTACATGAGGGTGAAAACAGTGAAGTAATGGCTGACAATGATACAGCTAGAGAAGGGGACTCATCTGATGACATGACCGATATGATGACTAAAAAAGGTAAGGTGTCTCAAAACACGCTTGATCGCGAAGAAGGAGGCTTTATTGGTCAAAATAGTGCTTTCGCATTAGATGGCATTAATCAAAATGTTGATATTAAATGGAAAGTCCCTGACATTTTACCTGAATACATCCAGGCTTATGAAGATGTTAAAAATGATGTGCAATTTGAAATTAAAGATTTAATCCAAATTATTAAAAAGACAATCGAACGTGAACATCAAGATGAAAGACATAATCTAACTAAAGGCAGATTACAGAAAAATTTAATTAATTGGTTTATAGATGATCAATATAAATTGTTCTATAAAAAACAAGATTTAAGCCAATCATTTGATGCAACATTCACATTATTAATCGATGCTTCAGCTAGTATGCATGATAAAATGGACGAAACGATTAAAGGTGTCGTACTCTTCCACGAGACGTTAAAAGAATTAAACGTAAAACATGAAATATTGGCCTTTAACGAAGATGCCTTTGATTCAGATGATACGAAGCAACCTAATATTATAGATGAAATCATTCATTACGACTATTCAACATTGAAGAAAGATGGCCCTCGAATAATGGCCCTCGAACCACAAGACGATAACCGTGATGGGGTTGCCATTCGAATCGCGAGCGATAGATTAATTCGTCGCAGTCATCATCAACGATTTCTCATTGTCTTTTCTGATGGAGAGCCTTCTGCATATAATTATAGTCAAGATGGCATCATAGATACGTACGAAGCTGTTGAAAATGCGCGTAAATTTGGTATTGAAGTCTTCAATGTATTCTTGAGTCAGGATCCAATTACTGAAGATATAGAGCAGACGATTCATAATATTTATGGTCAATATTCAATATTTGTTGAAGGTGTTGAACATTTACCAAGTTTACTATCACCATTATTGAAAAAACTATTGC harbors:
- a CDS encoding vWA domain-containing protein — protein: MSDRFIKFNDEQLDAKQVMMLQDLARLLLKNEQTQVKIQKFPFYNPFSNTLITSWFWSHRPKEVEAAGLKTDVMLAAYGYRMMDVGIVNEVLHNNEFKHPKFFQQLFKLLEDIRIFNEIKIQRPSTTKYIDLRLNTRLTFTESQINVYKTKTLYTDLLFLYLEHAFINQNFYDVPSIHPKFDDVLVNMYQYLPNFFQNQNSEDNMFLAERILYQVDDLLKEDMLNEYYYISKNLYKDIQQDLFEDLKRTDAANTDGKDQSQEENDAVTAEAETKAADSSSEGGAYLEMELHEGENSEVMADNDTAREGDSSDDMTDMMTKKGKVSQNTLDREEGGFIGQNSAFALDGINQNVDIKWKVPDILPEYIQAYEDVKNDVQFEIKDLIQIIKKTIEREHQDERHNLTKGRLQKNLINWFIDDQYKLFYKKQDLSQSFDATFTLLIDASASMHDKMDETIKGVVLFHETLKELNVKHEILAFNEDAFDSDDTKQPNIIDEIIHYDYSTLKKDGPRIMALEPQDDNRDGVAIRIASDRLIRRSHHQRFLIVFSDGEPSAYNYSQDGIIDTYEAVENARKFGIEVFNVFLSQDPITEDIEQTIHNIYGQYSIFVEGVEHLPSLLSPLLKKLLLKSF